AGGGCGTGGACCACCAGCAGGGCCCCAACTACGTCGCCGACCGTGGCCATGTGCGCGTACTGCACGGCGGCCGCGAGCTGGCGCTGTTGCATCCGGAAAAGCGCGCGTATGCCAGCGGCGGCCAGGTGATGACCGAGGCCGGCATCCATGCACGTGTGCGCGGCGACGTCTACGTAGCGCTGGGCGAGCCACTGGGCAACAATGCCTGGGCCGTCCGCGTCCATGTCAAACCGTTCGTGCGCTGGGTCTGGTTCGGTGCCCTGCTGATGGCACTGGGTGGCTTCGTCACCGCCGCCGACCGCCGCTTCCGTCGTTTCCAGGAGTAGTTCCGTGTCCGATCCCCGCCCCGCCTCCCGCCCGCTGCCGCCCGTGGCCATAGTCATCGGCGTGCTGTTCTTCTTCGGGCTGCTCGGGTTGATGGTGTACGGGGTGATGAAGTCCGGCGCGCCGGACCGCGACATCCTGCCTTCGGCGTTGATCGGAAAGCCGGCCCCTGCCTTCGATCTGCCGGTACTGCACGATCCCGACATCAAGGTCAGCAGCAACGAACTGCGCGGCGCGCCGTACGTGCTCAACGTGTGGGGCAGCTGGTGCGCGGCCTGCCGGGAAGAACACCCGATCCTGACCCGCTTCGCCGAAACCAAACGCGTGCGCGTGATCGGCTACAACTGGAAGGACGAACCGGCCGACGCGCTGCGCTGGCTGGAACAGCTGGGCAACCCGTTCGTGCTGGTGCTGACCGACATCGAAGGCCGCACTGCGATCGACTGGGGCGTGACCGCCGCGCCGGAGACTTTCCTGGTCGATGCCAGCGGCGTGGTGCGCTGGAAGTACAGCGGCGCGCTGAGCCAGCGCGTGATCGATACGCAGTTGTTGCCGGAACTGGACAAACTGGAGCGAGCGCATGCTCAGCCGCGTACTACGCCGCCGCCTGCGGAGTGATTCCGACGCTGCGTGCCGCACGACCAGCGGTCGTGCGCTACCGGTGTGGGTTGTCGCATTTTTCTTGATGGCGCCGCTGTTGGCGCTGGCGCAGGCCGTGTCCGACCCGACCCCGCTGCAATACCGCGATGCCGCGGAGGAAGCGCGCTTCCATGCGCTGGCCGCCGAGCTGCGCTGCGTGCAGTGCCAGAACCAGTCGCTGGCCGACTCCAACGCGCAGATCGCGCACGACCTGCGTCGTGAAGTGCTGACGCTGATGCAGCAGGGCCGGAGCGACGCAGAGATCAAGCAGTTCCTGGTGGATCGCTACGGCGAGTTCGTGCTGTACCGCCCGTTGATGGACACCCGCAACAGCGTGCTGTGGTTCGGGCCACTCGTGCTGGTGCTGGCCGGTGCCGGCGTGCTGTTCTGGGTGGTGCGGCGTCGCAGCCGCCAGGTACAACCGATGGGCGACAGCGAGGAACGCTGGTGAGCGCGTGGATGCAGGTGATTGCCGGGCTGTGCGCCGCAGTGGTGGCCATGGTGGTGCTGTGGCCGTTGCGCCGCAGTGGTCGGCGTGGACCGTTCCTGGCCGCGGTGATCGCCCTCGGCGTGGCCGGGGTGGCGCTGTACATGCTGGTGGGCACGCCGAAGGCGATGGATGCCGTGGCCGAACCGGGCCCCGCATCGCTGGAACAGGGCGTGCGCGAGCTGGAAGCCGCGTTGGCGCGCGAACCGCAGCGTGCCGATGGCTGGGCCCTGCTGGGTCGCTCGGAACTGGCGCTG
This portion of the Stenotrophomonas aracearum genome encodes:
- a CDS encoding DsbE family thiol:disulfide interchange protein translates to MPPVAIVIGVLFFFGLLGLMVYGVMKSGAPDRDILPSALIGKPAPAFDLPVLHDPDIKVSSNELRGAPYVLNVWGSWCAACREEHPILTRFAETKRVRVIGYNWKDEPADALRWLEQLGNPFVLVLTDIEGRTAIDWGVTAAPETFLVDASGVVRWKYSGALSQRVIDTQLLPELDKLERAHAQPRTTPPPAE
- a CDS encoding cytochrome c-type biogenesis protein, which gives rise to MAPLLALAQAVSDPTPLQYRDAAEEARFHALAAELRCVQCQNQSLADSNAQIAHDLRREVLTLMQQGRSDAEIKQFLVDRYGEFVLYRPLMDTRNSVLWFGPLVLVLAGAGVLFWVVRRRSRQVQPMGDSEERW